The DNA window ACGTGCTCTTGCCAGAAGACTCTTGCTAAAAGACAAAAGATGCGAATCAGGAGTTGAGTAGGACCGGTGCTTGTAGGCTCCGACACGACGTTGAACCGGACCGGCCGAAAACCGAACCACGTTCAGCAGCGGCTGGAGTCCAATTTGGCAGCTCAACCCCTGATTGGCATGGGTGCGCAAATCAGTGTCATGCCCGATCCGCTACGGCCGTTTTGTCATCGGGAGCTTCCTCGCCGTTGGAGATTTCCTCCGAACGCTGTTCATGTTCGATATACGGAAGCGGCTCGTAGAGCGCCCCCCAGCAGCGCCTAAGAAGCCAGGCCAGAAGAAGGCCCGACACGATCAGGGAGAGCCAGCCGACAACAACGCCACTACTCGTCCCGCCCGTGGCAAGCTCAAATCCGGCCTCCATCGGAAGTCCTCCAAACACGGTGATCGCGTTCCCGATTGCGTGCATCCCGATCGGAGCCCAAAGGCTACGGGTTTCGACGTAAACAAGTATAGCCACTACTCCAAGAATGAATGCGTTTATGACGTGACCGTGCGGCAGTGCGAACAGCACCGAGGTCACCAGGAGCGCAAGAACAGGTCGGTTCCAGGCGTAGGCCCAGCGCTGATACATCAGGCCCCGGACGAAAAACTCCTCCACAAGCGGGGCTACGATCACGGCTGATCCGGCCGCTCGAAGATATTCTGTCGTTCCCGTGAGCGATACTGCATTTTTCAGGTACCGGTCAGCCAGCCAGGGGGACACCTGCTCAAGCCAAGGCAGAAGCAGGTGAAACTCAGCCTCTGCGAGGAGATCGAGAGCAAGGACCCCAACGAGAACAGTGCCCCATGCCGACGGGTCGGTCGGAAAAGGGCCAAACAGTGCCGAGAGGTCAAGTCGATGTCTCCATACGGCCTGGCCAAGCCACCCTGTCAAGGTGAGAATGGCGAGCGTCCAGCCAACTACTCTGTCTGGAAGGTTAAGCCCGAGTGCGCTCTCCACTCCAAGCATCAAGCACAGGAAAAGTAGTCCCCAGAGAGCAAAATAGCGCAGGCGAATTTTAGAAAGGGCGGTCATCTGCGCAAATCAGGAGTTGTACTGCTAAATGAGTCGGGCCGTCAGGCCGGGCCCCAGGCGCTGCTGAGCGCGATTGAAGCCCTGTCCGATGCGATGCAATACCGCCTGGGAGCCCGCAAACGTCGGTTCTGCTCAAACCCTGATTCGCATTCAAAGTAGCCGCTGGCCTTGAAATAACCGCTGGCCTCCTCAGGGTAGCCGCTGGCCCTGAAGTAGCCAGGGCAGGAGGAAACAGGAAGAGACCGCAAGCTTTCAGGCAAAGTCACGTGCAGGCAAAGTTACGTGATTGAAGGGCACTTTCTCTTGGCTTCAGTATCGGCGTCAAAACGGCTGAGCTCCAATGATCGACTTTGCTCTCGGCATGGTGTCTGCCTTCGCGGCCTCATTCGTCCCAGGGCAACTTCTTACTGGAAAGGCCTACGTGCCAGAAGCATGGGTCGAAGTGGAAAAGAACCCGAGGACATACTGGACCTCGGTATCCGTGCAGATCGCCATTGGCGCTGTTGCAGCTTTTCTGGCGTTTATGAGCGGGGCCTTCTCGTAGGCCTTTTCGCAGAAGATTTTGCCGGGGCGTTGACCCCCCTCTCCGAAAGCAGTCTCAGAGGCCACCCGGGCCGACAGGATCAGGTCCGCCGAAAGGCTCGGGTCCGGCCGAAAGGATCAGGTCCGGCTGGCGAGCCGACCGGCCAGCTCGCCGGACGGATGTTCAATCTCGGCACCAGGAGGAAGCCGCCGCGCCAGCTTCCCGATCAGCTCCTCGCCGCCTTCAAGCCCGCGCCCGAACTCAAGGTCCGGCTGGGCCCCTGGCGAAACGAAGATCTTCACAGAACGGCCTCCGATGAACATACGGCGCACCTCGCCGAGAGGAATGTCCTTGTCGGCATGGAGGGGCCGCTCCTGCCGAAGCCGATCCTCGGTCAGGTGGAAGACCGAGAGAAGTGTCCCCGCCGGTTGGTACCCACTCAGCAGAGCAATCGTGAGAAAGCATGCGGCCGAGAGCAAATCCAGGGGGCCAGCCCCTGAGAAGATCATCCAGAGCGCGGTGGCGGCCAATGGGGCGGCGGCTGCAAGCTGCGCGAAGACCGGGCTGTGGTAGAACCGGCCGTACCTGTAGGTGCTTTCCGGTGCCGACCTGTCCGTTCGTTCTAGCGCGGAGGACGGGCTCGTGGAGGAAGCCTGGCTCGTGGAAGAAGTCATGGCTCAGTGGGAATTTGGTCTTTTCCGAGCTTGTTCTCTCGTGTCAGCCGGCCTTGTGGCCTTCTCGTTCTCCGGGGGAGGGCCTGCTCCGATTGGCTGCTCTCCTCAATCAGTTTTCCTCTTCCTGACCGAGTCCGGTGATCTTTGCCGCCGGCGGCACGCTCTTGGTCACCCGCTCCTCAAGCTCCTCGGGGGCTTCGAGTCCCCCGCCGATCGTCAGCGCCGGATTTCCGTCCGGGTCGGTGTAGAGCCAAAGCCCACTTTCAATCGTCGGGACGTGCACCCGCCGGATCTCACTGATCTGGACGGACTGGTCGTTCCACAGCGGCTGGACCTTTCGAATCTCGTTCTCTCCCACCAGGACGCTCTTCCGGAAGGCGTTGAAAACAACGAGAACGAGTCCGCCCACGATGCCGGCATCTAGGGCCAGCTCCGACCACTCCCTGGCCGCCACTCCACTGGCGTAGTCCGTCCCGACGACCAGGAGAAAGAACAGAAGGCCGGACGCGGCCCCCCAGCGCTGGGATTGGGAAAGACCAAAACTGCGGGGCGCGTTTCCTTCAGGAGCGCCATCAGGATTGGTTTGGCTAGACATCGTGCAGGGGCAGCAGTTGGCTGAGGGCAGCGGTGAAAGCTCAGGCGACCGGGATTGAAGGAGAGGACAGGCCCGCGGGAATAGACTCATCGGGCGGAGGACAAACGGTTTTGCAGGCGCAAAACCGGTAGGCGCAAAAAAGCCAAAGCAGCGGGGATGATCCAGGGCTCCAGGCCCTCTCAAAAGCGGGACGTTCCCTTTCTCAGAAGCGGAATACTCCTTCTCTCAGAACGAGACATAAAGCCCCCTAAATTGAGTTTGCAGAGCGGGCTGGTAGGCACCTGATTGCCCGGCAGGTCAAAACCGCAGACCTGGAGGACAACATGGACGTGACGCGGCTGGATTCGGCCGGGAAAAAGACGCGGAGAGGCTCGATAAATACCTCCGAGCCCACCGGCGGCTTACCGACAGGAAGGGGAGAGGCAAAGCTGGCAGGTAGCGCCACAGACCACACTGGGGGGCACCGCCGGAACCGTGTCGTCTGCACTTGTGGCTGTGTGCAACATACGGACGCACTCGGCCCTCACCGTTGAGTGAAAAGCCCCGGAGCGACCCGAGGACAACTCTCTAAGCCAAACAGACGAGGGAGCAATCCTTCACACAAGGGCAACATGCACCTGTTCTGCAACGGCAGCGCAAGGGAAGAAGCTCACGCGGTAGATTTGCCACTACGCCACTCTTCGACTCCGAACCACCCGGCAAGAACGCACATGCCGATTGGAAGCGTCACTTCAAAGAGAAACCGAAAAACACCGAGCGCACCTCCGGCTTCTTTCGGGGCCGAACTGATAAGGTTAACAACGGCATATCCGGCCGAGGACACGGCCACAAACGCCCAGGTCCAGAGCCAGAGAAAACTCCGGTCATCCAAATCTTCAGACATGGCTCTCAGCTAGTCAGGAGAGAACTTGAAAGACTTGAGGCAAAGACTCAAGGCTCACGCAAGCATGCAGGCATGTAGAAGTCATGTCTGTTTCAACTAGCATCGGAAAGCCTACCGACAAGCTCAACCGCCAGGCCGACGACTATCCAGGCCGACGAATACCAAATCGGGCGTCTTCAGGACGTCCGGCTTTTCAACCAGTCCCTTCGAGACCATCCGAAGGAGGCTTCGGACCTTCGCAGGCTGAGCCTCGCTGAGAAGGGACGAACCATCAAGCCAGGGCGCCGCTTGCTTCGCTTCGGCGCCGGTCTACGCGGCGTCCGGTCTCATCGTATCCTGCTTCGGATCGATCTCAGTCCAGCCGCAGGCTACCGCAATTAGGACCACCGTAACCAGAGGACCGCCTGTAAAAATTCGGCGGCCATGCCGCTTGCCTGAGTCCCACGTGTTTACGAAAACCACCGAGCGAGGCGGAGCAGAGTTAGATCTGATGCAACATCTTCTGTATTCGTCTCGAACCTTTCTTTCTAGAGGTGGTTGTTATCTTGCGTCTTTATGTTAATATAATTTCTCTTTTATGTCCCATTCAGCCCCAGTCGGTGAAGCCAGGCGTCTCGGCGCACTTGGCCGGCTCAATATTCTCGACACCGACTCGGAGGTTGCCTTCGACCAGATCGCAGAGGTCGCCCAACAAGTCTTCGGCACGCAGGGGGCAGCGGTCAGCCTCGTGGCTGAAGAGCGACAGTGGTTTAAGGCCGCCTGCGGAATCAGCCTCGATGAAACGCCTCGCGAGCAGTCTTTCTGCACGCACGTTATCGAGGGAGATGGAGTCATGGTTGTGCAGGACGTACAGGCCGACCCCCGCTTCCGGGACAACTCCCTCATTGAGGAAGAAGGGATTCGGTTCTACGCCGGCGCGCCGCTATCAGTTGGGGATCAGCTCCACGTGGGCACCTTGTGTCTCACGGATCCGGCTCCCAGATCTTTCGGTGAGGAGGACCGGGCCCTGTTGACACAGCTTGCCAGTGTGGCCACCAATCTGCTGGAGGCACGCTTGCAGGCTCACGAGAATAGGTATCTTACCTCGGCCCTCGAGCAAGTCGATGAGCCGGTGAGCATCATTGAAGGAAACCCGGAGAAGCCCTCCGAAGCTCGACTTGCCTGGGCTAACGACGCATACGCCGCCAGAGGTGAGACGACACAGTCCGCGTTGGAAGGAAAAACGCCCTGGGTCTTCGAGAATCTGGAGAGGGGGTCCGAGACTGAAAGTCGAGTTTGCCATGCCCTAAAGGTCGGAGAACCGGTGCGCGGCAAGACACCCGAGGACGAAAAGGATGCAGCGCGGCAGACCTTCACGTGGGTGCTGGCCCCCGTCCGCAATCATGAGCAGATCACTCATTGGATCGTTGTTCAGCAGGACACCACCGAACAGCAGAGGGTTCAGCAGGCGATGCGCACTCAGCGGGATCGTCTGCAGCGCATGCAGGGGGTCGCACAAACTGGCGGATGGGAGTACGACCCGAAGTCCGATTCTTTCACGGGGTCTAATGAGTTCTATCGTCTGATTGGCCTCCCGCAAAGTACCAACTTCGATCTGGAACGTGCTTTTCAACTGTATCCACCCTCCGTGCGGGGCCGCGTGAAGACAGCTGCCCAGCGGTGTCTGGAGGACGGAAGTCCATTTGACATGGAGGTTCCCCTCGTGTCGGCCACCGGCCAGCATCGAGAAGTCCGGGTTCGCGGAAGTGCTGAGCGAGAAGAGGGACGCACGGCCCGAATGACCGGGACGATTCAGGACATCACGACCCGGAAGCAGCGGGAACAGCATTTGAGGCAGGCCAACGCTCTTTTCGAGCACTCCCAAGAAGGGTTCCTACTTTTCGACTTGAAGCAGGATGAGGACGAGGCGGAGTTCGTCATCCAAAGGGTGAACCCAGCATACGAACAGATGTCGGGGCGTCGAGCCGATGAGGTCCGCGGACGGTCAGTCAGGGACATTCATGGGGAAGAACAGGGAGCTGAAATTGCATCCCATCTCCGACGCTGTGCCGGGCAGGGGGAGCCGAAAGACTGGGAGATGAAACTGAAGACCAACGGGAGCATGACGTATTGGTCGGTACAGGCGGCGCCGATTTACGGCGAGGATGGTCAAGTGCAACAGATCACGGCCACGGTCCGCAACGTGACGGAACGGAAAAACCGTGAAGAGAAGATCCGAGAAAGCCGTGAACGGTGGCGCCTCCTGGTCGAGTCGCATCGCGACCCTGTTCAAATCACCGTCGGAAAGACCATTCAATACGTAAATTCCAGTGCTGTGGAGCTGTACGGGGCCTCTGACCCGGAGGAAATTGTTGGAAGGTCCGTGCTGGAGTTTGCCACAAACGATGGTCCTGGGGCACGCTCTGAAATGGATAAAGCCCTCCAGGCCCACCAAGAAGAACTCCTCCGAGAGGAGCCTCCATCCTTTGAGTACGAGATCAAGCGTCTGGACGGGGAACGCCGGGTCGTGGAATTCTACTCTGTTTCCATCAAATACGAGGGGAAACAGGCTGCACAGACGGTGTTGCGGGATGTCACCCAGCAGCGACGAGAAGAAGCCCGCCTGAGGCACAGAGCCACACATGACCAGCTAACGGGCCTTTACAGAGACTCCGTCTTTCGAGAGCGAGCCCAGCAGGCAATTGACGCGTCCGACGAGGACAAAGGCGCTCTTCTGTACGTCGATCTCGACCAGTTTAAGAGCATCAACGACAAAAACGGCCACCACGTCGGCGATGCTGTTCTGATGGAAGCGGCGAACCGGATATGCAGTGTGGTTCGGGACGTGGACCCAGTCGGGCGAATGGGAGGCGACGAGTTCGCCGTCTGGTCTTCATCTGTGACGGACTCCGAGACGGCCAAGACCATGGCCCAGCGCATCACCCTGGTCTTGGACCAGCCGTACGCAGTGGAGGATCGTTGTCTTCAGGTTGGGGCTAGCGTCGGTTTCGCCGTATGCGATTTGGAAGATCAAGATATCGACGGCCTCATTCAGGACGCCGATGCGGCAATGTACCGTGCTAAGTCTTCACCGGACCGCTCGCTGAGCCACCACGGCCCGTCGGCAGGGAGCAAGAAAAACACCTCCCTCCGAGCTGAGGTGCGACGTGGCATCGACCAGAATGAGTTCGAGCCTCTTTTTCTGCCAGTCGTGCGACTCAGTGACGGGAATCTCGTCGGTTTCGAGGTGTTGGCTCGGTGGCGCCGGGAAGACGGAAACCTGGACCCCCCGGACGTCTTCCTGGGGGTTGCTGAGGAAACCGGAATGATTTCCCCAATCACCCAAAGCGTACTTGAAGAGGCGTGTCGCAAAGTAGAATCCCTCCAACAACACAGAGGCCCGGATCTTTCGGTAGCGCTAAGCGGCAATTTCTCTCGACAGGAGTTCTTTCGAGAAGAAACTCACGAGTTTGTCCGCCATCTGCTCGAGGAGTACGATCTGGCGCCATCAAACCTCACCATGGAGGTCACCGAGCGGCTTTTGGAGAACGAAAATCAGACCAATACGGCAGTGGTGGACCGGCTCAGGTCGCTGGGTGTCAACGTTGAGATCGATGACTTTGGAACGGGATACTCATCGTTTCACTCGCTGCTGCAATTCCCGACCGATGGGCTCAAGCTTGACAAGGGCCTTATCTCGGAGACGACTGCATCGGAGGACGCGTGTGTTGCAACCCGTTCGGTCATTGAGATGGCCAAGTCCTTGGGCCTACGCGTCACCGCTGAAGGAATCGAGACCACTGCTCAATTGGAAGTCCTTCGGGACCTCGGCTGCCCACTGGGCCAGGGGTTTTTGTTTTCCCGTCCTGTACCGGCCGGCGACCTTCCGGCCCTGATTGACTCGCCACCGTGGGCGGACTTGTGGAAAGACGAGTCCGCCTCGCCTGTCGGATAGGTGGGCGGCCCACGTCTCCGTGCCGGTCTTTTGCCCTTTCTTTCCGCCACAGTCATGGCCAACCAGTCTCCTTCCATCCCGCCAGCACCGGTTCTTCTAGCCGTCTCCCACGAGCAGGCCCGGGATCTTTTGGCCGACCGACTTCGCCGAGCGGACGCCGACGTGCAGTCGGTTGGCAACGGAACGGACGCCCGGCGTGAGATTCAGGAGCAGGCCTTTGGGGTTGTCGTCGCGGAGACGCGCCTGCCCGGACGTTCGGGCCTGGAGCTGCTCCGCTCTTTTCCGACGCTTCGGCCCCCGTTTGTACTGTTGGGACAACAAGGAAATGACGAAGAGATCGAACGTGCTTTCGAGTTGGGAGCGGCCGACTACTTCACTCTTCCTTTTTCGCCTTCCATTGCTACAGCCCGCATCATGAGGGTTCCGCGCCTGGTCGCAGCAGCCAGCGGCTCTCGCTTTGTCTCCAAGTAGCTTGCATCCGCACAGGTATGCTTCCTACATGGGCGTCCCTTCCGGCGCAGATGGATCGCTTGGGTGCCAACGCGCCAGAATCCCTTCTGGCCCTGATCCTGGCGTCGGCTGGACTGGCCGTTCTGGCGTTGATTCTCGCCCTCATCGCGGTGGGGAAGCGCCTGTGGTGGACGTCCCAGGCGCGGCACCGGGCAGCCCGGGTGGAGATGTGGCGGGCCCATCTACTGGAGGTGCTAGCCGGTGAGAGGCCGCCCCACTCGCTCGCTAGTCAAATAGACGTGGCCCATCGTGACGCTTTCCTACGATTCTTACTGCCGTACGCCACTGCTGTCCGGGGGCGAGCATCCGAACGCATAAGTGCCCTCTCCCATCCGTTCATATCCGGCCTGCGACGTGAGCTTGGGGATCGGAGGCCATCTGTTCGGACCCGGGCTGTACAGTGGATTGGGGTGTTCGGGGGGCCCGATCAGGCCGGCTCCCTGCGACGCGCGCTGGACGATTCCTCCGACCGGGTAGCCGAGGTTGCGTTTCGTCACCTCGCTCGGCTCGGCGGGCCCGGCGACACGGAGCGTCTTCTGTCATGCTTGGGCCGACTAACCCACGTAGATCGGCGGCAGGTTAGCTCGGCTCTCGCGAAGCTGGGGGAAGGGGCTGCTCCTCGCCTCCGCGCAGCAGTGGCCGCGAGCAACCGCTCTCAGTTTGTGCGCGTTTGCTGCGCAGAGACGCTCCGGTGGCTGGGGGATGCAGACGCAGCCCCCTTGGCTGCTCGCCTGCTTCGCGAAATGAGCGTTGACCTGGAGGCAGCGCCTGCCGAGGTAGCGGCCAGCCTGCTTCGCCTGCTCCGGGCAGTAGGACGAAAAGAGCACCGATCTGTTGCACGTCGCTTTTGCTGGTCCCCTGTGCCGTTTGTCCGCATTCACGCGGCACGAGCACTCGGCCAGCTGGGTACAGGAGCAGACGAGGAATTACTGAATGCGCTCGTCAGTGAGGACAGCTCGCGGTGGGTTGCCTTAGGCGCGGCGAGGAGTCTTGTGGAGCTCAAGCAGGTCGCCTCGCTGCGAGCACTCAAAGACAGCGACCACCGACGATCCAGATTGGCCTCTGACGTTCTTCCCACGTCCCAACCGACGCCGCAAACGTGACTACAGTACTCCAATGGACCGCATATGCACTCTTGGGCTATCTTGTGGTTCTGAACACGGGGTACATCGCTTTAGGAATTCTCACCTATCAGACCGTGCTCCGCTATCACCGTCGGATGGGCGCATACGTTTCAGAGACAGCCCTCGGGGCCGACGCACTTCCGCCCATTACTCTCATCGCCCCTGCACATAACGAAGAGGCGACCTGTGTGTCGTCGGTGCGCGCATTCCTCAGCACCGAATACCCCAGCTTTGAGATACTGGTGGTCAACGACGGGTCGACCGACAACACGCTCGACCGGCTTCAGGAGGCCTTTGACCTTCAGCCCACGGCACGCCCCCCAACATCGTCCCTCCCTACCGAATCGGTGCGTCAGGTCTACCAAAGCCAGACCCATCCCAATCTGTGGGTACTTGACAAGGAAAATGGAGGCAAGGCCGACGCCCTCAACGCCGGCATCAACTTTTGCGACTCCCCGCTCTTCTGCGCGGTCGACGCAGACACGCTCGTCGAGGGCAACGGGCTGGCCCGGATGGTCCGTCCATTTTTAGAGGAAACGGCCACCGTGGCGGTGGGGGGAATCGTCCGTGTGGCCAACGGTTGCACCATTCGGGCGGGGCGCGTCCAGGAAGTATCGATGCCGACGAAGTGGCTTCCCAAGCTTCAGGTGTTGGAGTACCTTAGGGCATTTTACTTTGGGCGCGTGGGCTGGGACGCGCTGGGAGCTATGCTCATCATCTCCGGCGCTTTTGGATTATTTCGCCGAGAAACGGCCGTCCGCGTGGGAGGCTATGCTACAGATACGGTTGGTGAAGACATGGAGCTGGTAGTGCGCATGCATCGGCGACTCCGAGAGGCTGGGCAAGACTACCGCGTCCGGTTTGTACCCGATCCGGTGGCCTGGACAAAAGTGCCCTCCACATTGCAGGACCTCGGTCGCCAGCGAGACCGATGGCAGCGGGGGCTGGCCGACTCGATGATCCGTCACCAGCAGATGCTGCTCAACCCCCGGTATGGCACTGTGGGCATGCTTGCGTATCCCTTCTTCTACATGCTGGAGACTTTCGGCCCGATTCTCGAACTAATGG is part of the Salinibacter ruber DSM 13855 genome and encodes:
- a CDS encoding HEAT repeat domain-containing protein; the protein is MWRAHLLEVLAGERPPHSLASQIDVAHRDAFLRFLLPYATAVRGRASERISALSHPFISGLRRELGDRRPSVRTRAVQWIGVFGGPDQAGSLRRALDDSSDRVAEVAFRHLARLGGPGDTERLLSCLGRLTHVDRRQVSSALAKLGEGAAPRLRAAVAASNRSQFVRVCCAETLRWLGDADAAPLAARLLREMSVDLEAAPAEVAASLLRLLRAVGRKEHRSVARRFCWSPVPFVRIHAARALGQLGTGADEELLNALVSEDSSRWVALGAARSLVELKQVASLRALKDSDHRRSRLASDVLPTSQPTPQT
- a CDS encoding bifunctional diguanylate cyclase/phosphodiesterase, which produces MSHSAPVGEARRLGALGRLNILDTDSEVAFDQIAEVAQQVFGTQGAAVSLVAEERQWFKAACGISLDETPREQSFCTHVIEGDGVMVVQDVQADPRFRDNSLIEEEGIRFYAGAPLSVGDQLHVGTLCLTDPAPRSFGEEDRALLTQLASVATNLLEARLQAHENRYLTSALEQVDEPVSIIEGNPEKPSEARLAWANDAYAARGETTQSALEGKTPWVFENLERGSETESRVCHALKVGEPVRGKTPEDEKDAARQTFTWVLAPVRNHEQITHWIVVQQDTTEQQRVQQAMRTQRDRLQRMQGVAQTGGWEYDPKSDSFTGSNEFYRLIGLPQSTNFDLERAFQLYPPSVRGRVKTAAQRCLEDGSPFDMEVPLVSATGQHREVRVRGSAEREEGRTARMTGTIQDITTRKQREQHLRQANALFEHSQEGFLLFDLKQDEDEAEFVIQRVNPAYEQMSGRRADEVRGRSVRDIHGEEQGAEIASHLRRCAGQGEPKDWEMKLKTNGSMTYWSVQAAPIYGEDGQVQQITATVRNVTERKNREEKIRESRERWRLLVESHRDPVQITVGKTIQYVNSSAVELYGASDPEEIVGRSVLEFATNDGPGARSEMDKALQAHQEELLREEPPSFEYEIKRLDGERRVVEFYSVSIKYEGKQAAQTVLRDVTQQRREEARLRHRATHDQLTGLYRDSVFRERAQQAIDASDEDKGALLYVDLDQFKSINDKNGHHVGDAVLMEAANRICSVVRDVDPVGRMGGDEFAVWSSSVTDSETAKTMAQRITLVLDQPYAVEDRCLQVGASVGFAVCDLEDQDIDGLIQDADAAMYRAKSSPDRSLSHHGPSAGSKKNTSLRAEVRRGIDQNEFEPLFLPVVRLSDGNLVGFEVLARWRREDGNLDPPDVFLGVAEETGMISPITQSVLEEACRKVESLQQHRGPDLSVALSGNFSRQEFFREETHEFVRHLLEEYDLAPSNLTMEVTERLLENENQTNTAVVDRLRSLGVNVEIDDFGTGYSSFHSLLQFPTDGLKLDKGLISETTASEDACVATRSVIEMAKSLGLRVTAEGIETTAQLEVLRDLGCPLGQGFLFSRPVPAGDLPALIDSPPWADLWKDESASPVG
- a CDS encoding glycosyltransferase family 2 protein, coding for MGYLVVLNTGYIALGILTYQTVLRYHRRMGAYVSETALGADALPPITLIAPAHNEEATCVSSVRAFLSTEYPSFEILVVNDGSTDNTLDRLQEAFDLQPTARPPTSSLPTESVRQVYQSQTHPNLWVLDKENGGKADALNAGINFCDSPLFCAVDADTLVEGNGLARMVRPFLEETATVAVGGIVRVANGCTIRAGRVQEVSMPTKWLPKLQVLEYLRAFYFGRVGWDALGAMLIISGAFGLFRRETAVRVGGYATDTVGEDMELVVRMHRRLREAGQDYRVRFVPDPVAWTKVPSTLQDLGRQRDRWQRGLADSMIRHQQMLLNPRYGTVGMLAYPFFYMLETFGPILELMGYITFVVALISGTLSGPFMLAFFLVAFMLGMALSLSAVTLEELTFRRYEKTADFAQLLFLPVVETFGYRQLNAWWRVRGLWSYFRGNKEWGAMERAGFDSPDD
- a CDS encoding CPBP family intramembrane glutamic endopeptidase; protein product: MTALSKIRLRYFALWGLLFLCLMLGVESALGLNLPDRVVGWTLAILTLTGWLGQAVWRHRLDLSALFGPFPTDPSAWGTVLVGVLALDLLAEAEFHLLLPWLEQVSPWLADRYLKNAVSLTGTTEYLRAAGSAVIVAPLVEEFFVRGLMYQRWAYAWNRPVLALLVTSVLFALPHGHVINAFILGVVAILVYVETRSLWAPIGMHAIGNAITVFGGLPMEAGFELATGGTSSGVVVGWLSLIVSGLLLAWLLRRCWGALYEPLPYIEHEQRSEEISNGEEAPDDKTAVADRA
- a CDS encoding response regulator, whose translation is MANQSPSIPPAPVLLAVSHEQARDLLADRLRRADADVQSVGNGTDARREIQEQAFGVVVAETRLPGRSGLELLRSFPTLRPPFVLLGQQGNDEEIERAFELGAADYFTLPFSPSIATARIMRVPRLVAAASGSRFVSK